One stretch of Tenacibaculum sp. MAR_2010_89 DNA includes these proteins:
- a CDS encoding STAS domain-containing protein gives MNLQITNEKNCFHLKGNLNFNNYSRLKAIINSFLKSNNKIVLNINEVTEIDTFTVNSLINLYTKTSNNNKDISIQGFGAKDFYDELDYRNII, from the coding sequence ATGAATTTACAAATAACCAACGAAAAAAACTGTTTTCATCTTAAAGGTAATTTAAACTTTAATAATTATTCTCGCTTAAAAGCTATTATTAACTCTTTTCTAAAATCGAATAACAAAATAGTTTTAAACATTAATGAAGTTACTGAAATAGATACTTTTACAGTTAATTCTCTCATTAATTTATATACCAAAACCTCAAATAATAATAAAGATATTAGTATTCAAGGTTTTGGTGCTAAAGATTTTTATGATGAACTAGATTATAGAAATATTATTTAG
- a CDS encoding RsmD family RNA methyltransferase, with the protein MRIISGKHKSKRISAPKNLPVRPTTDMAKESLFNILNNLYYFDSISVIDLFSGTGNISYEFASRGTEEIYAIDAHFNCIKFINQTSKDLDLNINTFKSDVYKFLEKTPLKADVIFADPPYDFKEEEFLKIADTIFDRNILKEEGLLIIEHSKHTTLSNHPCFSYEKRYGGNVFSFFEIKE; encoded by the coding sequence ATGCGTATAATTTCTGGAAAACATAAAAGTAAGCGAATTTCAGCTCCTAAAAATCTACCTGTTCGTCCAACAACAGATATGGCTAAAGAATCATTATTTAATATTCTAAATAACTTATATTACTTTGATAGTATATCTGTAATAGATTTATTTTCTGGTACTGGAAATATCAGTTATGAATTTGCTTCTAGAGGTACTGAAGAAATTTACGCTATTGATGCTCATTTTAATTGTATCAAATTTATCAATCAAACATCAAAGGATCTTGATTTAAATATAAATACTTTTAAAAGTGATGTTTATAAATTTTTAGAAAAAACTCCTTTAAAAGCTGATGTTATTTTCGCTGATCCTCCTTATGATTTTAAAGAGGAAGAGTTTTTAAAAATTGCTGATACTATTTTTGACAGAAATATTTTAAAAGAAGAGGGACTTTTAATTATTGAACATTCAAAACATACCACCTTGTCAAATCATCCATGTTTTAGCTATGAGAAACGTTATGGAGGTAATGTTTTTAGTTTTTTTGAAATAAAAGAATAA
- a CDS encoding sulfite exporter TauE/SafE family protein, whose product MELLIVLKTVLENWHIVFLFFSIAILYSSVGFGGGSSYLAVLALTSLAFTEIRATALLCNIIVVTGNVLIFKQQKQYNWKKVTPLVIFSIPLAFLGGYLRIDQTFFFILLGFTLLFAAITMWVSKKVISKKTSSKELKLPQNALYGGLIGFVSGMVGIGGGIFLAPLLHLTNWETPKKIAATASLFILVNSISGLIGQYTNPNFSINWNLTSILLIIVFVGGQIGNRLSNKILTPIQLKKATAILIAFVSIRILINI is encoded by the coding sequence ATGGAGCTTTTAATTGTTTTGAAAACTGTTCTCGAAAATTGGCATATAGTCTTTTTATTTTTTAGCATTGCTATTCTATATTCATCAGTAGGTTTTGGAGGTGGATCAAGTTATTTAGCAGTTTTAGCTTTAACTAGTTTAGCTTTTACTGAAATTAGAGCTACTGCTTTATTATGTAATATTATTGTTGTAACAGGTAATGTTTTAATTTTCAAACAACAAAAACAGTACAATTGGAAAAAAGTAACTCCTTTGGTTATTTTTAGTATCCCTTTAGCTTTTTTAGGTGGGTATCTACGAATTGATCAAACGTTCTTCTTTATCTTGTTAGGCTTTACATTATTATTCGCAGCCATAACTATGTGGGTTTCAAAAAAAGTTATCTCGAAAAAAACTAGTTCTAAAGAATTAAAATTACCCCAAAATGCTTTATATGGAGGTCTAATTGGATTTGTTTCAGGCATGGTAGGTATTGGTGGAGGTATTTTTTTAGCCCCTTTACTTCATCTAACTAACTGGGAAACACCTAAAAAAATAGCAGCAACTGCAAGTTTATTTATTTTAGTTAATTCAATTAGTGGCCTAATTGGCCAATACACAAACCCTAATTTTTCAATCAACTGGAATCTAACCTCTATTCTTCTTATCATTGTATTTGTAGGAGGTCAAATTGGTAATAGATTAAGTAATAAAATACTTACACCTATTCAATTAAAAAAAGCTACTGCTATATTAATTGCCTTTGTTAGCATACGTATTTTAATAAATATTTAA
- the acs gene encoding acetate--CoA ligase, protein MSNYHIKHLEEYYQVYRKSIRSPELFWEEIAEEHFVWRKKWDNVLSYDFSKPEVKWFEGAKLNITENCIDRHLQIRRDKTAILFEPNSPDEEALHISYNDLHKRVCRFANVLKNNGIGKGDRVCIYLPMIPELAVSVLACARIGAVHSVVFAGFSSTALSTRINDCEAKMVITADGSYRGAKTIDLKSIVDEALDSCKCVNTVLVVKRIATDINMKEGRDKWIQPLLDVASEECEPEIMDAEDPLFILYTSGSTGSPKGMLHTTAGYMVYTAYTFKNVFNYRENDVYWCTADIGWITGHSYIVYGPLANGATTVMFEGVPSYPDFGRFWQIVEKHKVSQFYTAPTAIRALAKEKLDYVDSYDLSSIKVLGTVGEPINEEAWHWYNDNVGKKKSPIVDTWWQTETGGMMISPIPYATPTKPTYATLPLPGVQLALVDEKGEEIKGNQVDGRLCVKFPWPSMARTIWGNHQRYKETYFSAFENKYFTGDGALRDEVGYYRITGRVDDVIIVSGHNLGTAPIEDAINEHPAVAESAIVGFPHDIKGSALYGYVILKETGEGRNHDNLRKEINQIITEHIGPIAKLDKIQFTIGLPKTRSGKIMRRILRKIALNELDNLGDVSTLLNPEIVQNIIDSRLETK, encoded by the coding sequence ATGAGTAATTATCACATAAAACATTTAGAAGAATATTATCAAGTTTATAGAAAATCAATAAGAAGCCCTGAATTATTTTGGGAAGAAATTGCTGAGGAACATTTTGTTTGGAGAAAAAAATGGGATAACGTATTGAGTTATGACTTTTCTAAACCAGAAGTAAAATGGTTTGAAGGAGCAAAATTAAATATAACAGAAAATTGTATTGATAGGCACCTTCAAATTAGAAGGGATAAGACTGCTATTTTGTTTGAGCCTAATAGTCCAGATGAAGAAGCTCTTCATATAAGTTATAATGATTTACATAAGCGAGTATGTAGGTTTGCTAATGTTTTAAAAAATAATGGAATAGGTAAGGGTGATAGAGTATGTATTTATTTACCAATGATTCCTGAGTTAGCAGTTTCAGTATTGGCTTGTGCTAGAATTGGAGCAGTTCATTCTGTGGTTTTTGCTGGATTTTCATCAACAGCATTATCTACAAGAATAAACGATTGTGAAGCAAAAATGGTAATTACAGCAGATGGATCATATAGAGGAGCAAAAACGATCGATTTAAAGAGTATTGTTGATGAAGCATTAGATAGTTGTAAATGTGTTAATACAGTTTTAGTTGTAAAAAGAATAGCTACTGATATTAATATGAAAGAAGGTAGAGATAAATGGATACAGCCTTTATTAGATGTAGCTTCTGAAGAATGTGAACCTGAAATAATGGATGCAGAAGATCCTTTATTTATTTTATATACTTCGGGTTCAACCGGAAGTCCAAAAGGAATGTTACATACAACTGCTGGTTATATGGTGTATACTGCATATACGTTTAAAAATGTTTTTAATTATAGAGAAAATGATGTGTATTGGTGTACAGCAGATATTGGTTGGATAACTGGTCATAGCTATATTGTATATGGACCTTTAGCTAATGGAGCAACTACAGTTATGTTTGAAGGAGTTCCTAGCTATCCAGATTTTGGCCGTTTTTGGCAAATAGTAGAAAAACATAAAGTAAGTCAGTTTTATACAGCTCCGACAGCTATTAGAGCTTTGGCAAAAGAAAAATTAGATTATGTTGATTCTTATGATTTATCATCTATAAAAGTTTTAGGGACCGTTGGTGAACCTATCAATGAAGAAGCATGGCATTGGTACAATGATAATGTAGGTAAAAAAAAGAGCCCGATTGTAGATACTTGGTGGCAAACAGAAACTGGTGGAATGATGATTTCACCAATACCATATGCTACACCAACTAAACCTACTTATGCAACATTACCACTCCCTGGAGTTCAATTGGCATTAGTAGATGAAAAAGGAGAAGAGATAAAAGGAAATCAAGTAGATGGTCGATTGTGTGTTAAATTTCCTTGGCCGTCAATGGCAAGAACAATATGGGGAAATCATCAGCGATATAAAGAAACTTACTTTTCAGCATTTGAAAATAAATATTTTACTGGTGATGGTGCTCTTCGTGATGAAGTTGGTTATTATCGTATAACAGGTAGAGTAGATGATGTTATTATAGTTTCAGGACATAATTTAGGAACAGCACCTATTGAAGATGCTATAAATGAGCACCCTGCAGTTGCTGAAAGTGCCATTGTAGGTTTTCCTCATGATATTAAAGGAAGCGCATTATACGGTTATGTTATTTTAAAAGAAACCGGTGAAGGTAGAAATCATGATAATTTACGAAAAGAGATTAATCAAATTATTACCGAACATATTGGACCAATTGCCAAATTAGATAAAATTCAATTCACAATTGGGTTACCTAAAACACGTTCGGGAAAAATTATGAGACGAATTTTACGTAAAATTGCACTTAATGAGTTAGATAATTTAGGAGATGTTTCTACGTTATTAAACCCAGAAATTGTACAAAATATTATAGATAGTAGATTAGAAACTAAATAA
- a CDS encoding NAD(P)/FAD-dependent oxidoreductase, with protein sequence MNPETHLKTKVLIVGKGVSGLILCYLLEKKGIECILLNKEVNTSATILAETIPPSTLSLLKNIDLLTLFEECASKTYGYQSIWNNIFHSEDFFKHNPFKYGLKLNKRKVISELEKKVKSRIINYNLLKNITSTTTSVQLNNTKYNIDSELIIDATGRNRVILNFFKVPIISYDNNIAFICYLPKTKESLKYGFFTETYESGWGTVSDLNETTRIMTLYSSKNDALHKKLKTFSNWCEILTNTKILKKHLPTGNFKVTGRLANSSIPQKIVGDNWLSIGDAAMAFDPISSHGISNAIFCSLKASESINDLITKNDGTSFNKYQETINAVFNEYYNVKEKLYA encoded by the coding sequence ATGAATCCTGAGACACACTTAAAAACAAAAGTACTTATTGTTGGGAAAGGAGTCTCAGGACTCATTTTATGTTATTTATTAGAAAAAAAAGGAATTGAATGTATACTACTTAACAAAGAAGTAAATACATCTGCTACTATTCTTGCAGAAACTATACCTCCTTCTACACTTAGCCTATTAAAAAACATTGACTTACTTACTCTATTTGAAGAATGTGCTTCCAAAACATATGGCTATCAATCAATATGGAACAATATTTTTCATAGTGAAGATTTTTTCAAACATAATCCGTTTAAATATGGATTAAAACTAAACAAAAGAAAGGTCATTTCAGAATTAGAAAAAAAAGTAAAATCAAGAATAATAAACTATAATTTACTAAAGAACATAACATCAACAACTACATCTGTTCAATTAAACAATACTAAATACAATATTGATAGTGAATTAATTATTGACGCTACTGGACGAAATCGAGTTATTTTAAATTTCTTTAAAGTACCTATAATTTCATATGATAATAACATTGCTTTTATATGTTATTTACCAAAAACTAAAGAATCGCTTAAATATGGTTTTTTTACTGAGACATATGAAAGTGGATGGGGAACCGTTTCTGATTTAAATGAAACAACAAGAATTATGACTCTATACTCTTCAAAAAATGATGCTCTCCATAAAAAATTAAAAACTTTTTCTAATTGGTGTGAAATATTAACCAATACCAAAATATTAAAAAAACATTTACCTACTGGTAATTTTAAAGTTACTGGAAGACTAGCAAACTCATCTATCCCACAAAAAATTGTAGGTGATAATTGGTTATCTATCGGCGATGCAGCCATGGCTTTTGATCCTATTTCATCACATGGTATTTCTAACGCTATATTTTGTTCTTTAAAAGCAAGTGAAAGTATTAATGATTTAATTACTAAGAACGATGGAACTTCTTTTAATAAATATCAAGAAACAATCAATGCTGTTTTTAATGAATACTATAATGTAAAAGAAAAACTATATGCGTAA
- a CDS encoding energy transducer TonB produces the protein MKEILLIVALLTFQESFTQQVCKENQKADYVEVNNISINKCNTNSSSEKNIKDNKVLEVKRFRYLKKRINERDFIQTKTLHKKINILSNTLEGSKIELVKKNVSAMISLIDKRKENKIISFNEVNEIPKFLDCDKASEDCFNNSMKLHIENNFRYPKEAINNEVEGELLVYFVIDSNGNVGNIKVSSTKEITILNKEAIRIVSLLPKFIPGKQDGHVTSVSYSFPMNFKLK, from the coding sequence ATGAAGGAAATACTATTAATTGTTGCTTTATTAACTTTTCAGGAAAGCTTTACTCAACAGGTGTGTAAAGAAAATCAAAAAGCTGATTATGTAGAGGTAAATAATATATCAATTAATAAATGTAATACTAACTCATCTTCGGAGAAAAATATAAAAGACAACAAAGTTTTAGAAGTTAAGAGATTTAGATATCTAAAAAAAAGAATAAATGAGAGAGATTTTATTCAAACAAAAACATTACATAAAAAAATAAATATATTAAGTAATACTCTTGAGGGTAGTAAGATTGAGTTAGTTAAAAAAAATGTTAGTGCAATGATTTCACTAATAGATAAAAGAAAAGAAAATAAAATAATTTCATTTAATGAAGTAAATGAAATTCCTAAATTTCTAGATTGCGATAAAGCAAGCGAAGATTGTTTTAATAACAGTATGAAGTTACATATAGAAAATAACTTTAGATACCCTAAAGAAGCAATAAATAATGAAGTTGAAGGTGAATTGTTAGTTTATTTTGTAATAGATTCTAACGGTAATGTTGGTAATATTAAAGTTTCTTCTACTAAAGAAATAACTATTTTAAATAAAGAAGCAATTAGAATTGTGTCATTGTTGCCAAAATTTATTCCAGGAAAACAAGATGGTCATGTAACGTCTGTGTCATATAGTTTTCCTATGAACTTCAAATTAAAGTAA
- a CDS encoding LodA/GoxA family CTQ-dependent oxidase — MNFKIYPSIGIARMGNGPATKEDVVFSPEVPWANLYETGEEYHTADGALKKQAQRFYIYECDDQGNPIRKLDANISQVEWTVEVANKKPFWYDFNNSLDLSVNTDNENLSSTFFTEKIAPGISTSRRNPNVLDQKLINSDDQNYRKELVNCPAPVSVSSSNQKQKIGGQFPFPLNPEGKSKIAKAMHMESKSVNLGTVEHDNGTLIFYPGDGVSAALNPSDLNTDFADNSNWYDDICDGRITAKVTIDGKTYEVNDPKSAAWIATAPPDYAPQIQPLATMYDLICGTSNDTYSTDFSLVFPVLYRLYRMQWVNASDFLAPSFREIIDQLTTEEFKFLYNSSDEAQPLREKIFSLFRNPAYAYTNEPVIPSKSTTDITNIGSGTEELKYPFYPGDGINYPGSPAQWFAIPPILYQQLESWRDGNFESLDFEFTTMDEIGHYYQNIYIQASKDETKSALLMTRAVLETLYGGGFHPGVELTWPMRHEQMYSANNLTFKNVTEGASFFGLREIRIASATKNEQSEIFYNDFGFQMNSDDVKASLNPSNKENWLWKTTPGDLTKWMGIPWQSDAGSCQKVFLDSQYPIPAWWAANLPVDVLTEESLVKMQDTTLGDETKQYIYANRVPWLMTSDTGYVGYHAEGGYLNGLINMVYKWKDVGVVAGRNANVNGVPEIVYVASDSKNVKDKLVIFLGKEITSRPVKLNPPSIFYSNVREMVWLPSGKEIFLSSTKDGTGDVSVDDVLELKINGNVVLNQDFSNGCSGKITPLPPMDITENLKPYSNNFVTIEVSYIDKCGGYESATNMYLIIK, encoded by the coding sequence ATGAATTTTAAAATTTATCCATCAATAGGAATTGCTCGAATGGGTAATGGTCCTGCAACAAAAGAAGATGTCGTTTTTAGCCCTGAAGTTCCATGGGCTAATTTATATGAAACTGGAGAAGAGTATCACACTGCTGATGGTGCATTAAAAAAACAAGCTCAACGTTTTTATATTTATGAATGTGACGATCAGGGTAACCCTATTCGTAAATTAGACGCCAATATTAGTCAAGTTGAATGGACTGTAGAGGTAGCTAATAAAAAACCATTTTGGTATGATTTTAATAATAGTTTAGATCTTTCTGTAAATACAGATAATGAAAATTTAAGCTCAACTTTTTTTACCGAAAAAATAGCTCCTGGAATTAGTACTTCAAGAAGAAATCCTAATGTATTAGATCAAAAACTAATAAACTCTGATGATCAAAATTATAGAAAAGAGTTAGTTAACTGCCCCGCACCTGTTAGTGTATCCTCAAGTAATCAAAAGCAAAAAATTGGAGGACAATTTCCTTTTCCTTTAAACCCTGAAGGAAAGAGTAAAATTGCAAAAGCAATGCACATGGAAAGTAAAAGTGTAAATTTAGGAACAGTTGAACATGATAATGGAACTTTAATTTTTTATCCTGGAGATGGGGTTTCCGCAGCTTTAAATCCATCAGATTTGAATACTGATTTTGCTGATAACTCTAATTGGTATGATGATATTTGTGACGGAAGAATTACTGCTAAAGTAACAATAGATGGAAAAACATACGAAGTAAACGATCCTAAATCGGCAGCTTGGATAGCTACTGCTCCACCAGATTATGCTCCACAAATACAACCATTAGCTACAATGTACGATCTTATTTGTGGCACTTCAAATGATACGTATTCTACAGATTTCAGTTTAGTTTTCCCTGTATTATATAGGTTATATAGAATGCAATGGGTAAATGCAAGTGATTTCCTTGCTCCATCATTTAGAGAAATTATTGATCAATTAACTACTGAAGAATTTAAATTTTTATATAATAGCTCTGATGAAGCTCAACCCTTAAGGGAAAAAATATTTAGCTTATTTAGAAATCCAGCTTATGCTTATACCAACGAACCAGTTATACCTAGTAAGAGTACAACTGATATTACAAATATTGGTAGTGGAACAGAAGAATTAAAATACCCTTTTTATCCAGGTGATGGAATTAATTATCCTGGAAGTCCTGCGCAATGGTTTGCAATCCCTCCTATTTTATATCAGCAACTTGAAAGTTGGAGAGATGGAAATTTTGAAAGCTTAGATTTTGAATTCACAACTATGGATGAAATAGGTCATTATTATCAAAATATATACATTCAAGCTTCAAAAGATGAAACAAAAAGTGCTTTATTAATGACACGAGCTGTTTTAGAAACTTTATATGGAGGTGGTTTCCACCCAGGAGTAGAACTTACTTGGCCAATGCGTCATGAACAAATGTATTCAGCAAATAATTTAACATTTAAAAATGTTACTGAAGGTGCTTCTTTCTTTGGACTACGTGAAATACGTATTGCTTCAGCTACAAAAAATGAACAATCTGAAATTTTTTATAATGATTTTGGATTTCAAATGAATTCAGATGATGTAAAAGCTTCATTAAATCCATCAAATAAAGAAAATTGGTTATGGAAAACAACACCAGGAGATTTAACTAAATGGATGGGAATTCCATGGCAATCTGATGCTGGGAGCTGTCAAAAAGTTTTTCTAGACAGTCAATACCCAATACCTGCATGGTGGGCTGCAAATTTACCAGTTGATGTATTAACTGAAGAAAGTTTAGTTAAAATGCAAGACACTACTTTAGGAGATGAAACTAAACAATATATTTATGCTAATCGAGTTCCATGGTTAATGACAAGTGATACAGGATATGTTGGTTATCACGCTGAAGGTGGCTATTTAAATGGCTTAATTAATATGGTTTACAAATGGAAAGATGTAGGTGTAGTTGCAGGTCGTAATGCTAATGTAAATGGAGTTCCTGAAATAGTGTATGTAGCTTCTGATAGCAAAAATGTTAAAGACAAACTAGTTATATTTTTAGGTAAAGAAATAACCTCTAGACCTGTAAAACTAAACCCTCCAAGTATTTTCTATTCAAATGTAAGAGAAATGGTATGGCTTCCTTCTGGTAAGGAAATATTTTTATCATCTACAAAAGATGGTACAGGTGATGTTTCTGTAGACGATGTTTTAGAACTTAAAATAAATGGAAACGTTGTATTAAATCAAGATTTCAGTAATGGTTGTAGTGGAAAAATAACTCCGCTTCCTCCAATGGACATTACAGAAAATTTAAAACCTTATAGTAATAATTTTGTTACTATTGAGGTTAGTTATATTGATAAATGTGGTGGATACGAATCAGCTACAAATATGTACTTAATTATTAAATAA
- a CDS encoding DUF3822 family protein: MQLQKKSKKISAIAQNKNLSIQFSLDGFSFCITDLTTNDVNLFSEYIFEKTIASPELLLEKIMYIFANDKDLQQDFKSVSAIHQNNLATIVPNDFFDRNNLVPYLKYSVKTLATDFITYDNLSSINANTVYIPYVNINNYLFQNFGEFEYMHHASVLIDKLINKIKNSSTKTGFFVNVAPNLMDIIIIENDKLSMYNSFSYSCKEDFIYYILFTAEQLQMNPEEFQLTFLGKIESDSELYKITYNYIRNINFIESTTCFFNEDDDFSNHSNYILLS, encoded by the coding sequence ATGCAGCTGCAAAAAAAGAGTAAAAAAATTAGCGCAATTGCGCAAAATAAAAATCTATCCATCCAATTTAGTTTGGATGGATTTTCTTTTTGTATTACTGATTTAACAACTAATGATGTTAATCTTTTTTCTGAATACATTTTTGAAAAAACTATTGCTTCTCCCGAATTATTGTTAGAGAAAATAATGTACATTTTTGCTAATGATAAAGATTTACAGCAAGATTTTAAATCAGTATCTGCTATACATCAAAACAACCTAGCTACTATTGTGCCTAATGATTTTTTTGATAGAAATAATTTAGTTCCTTATTTAAAATACTCTGTAAAAACATTAGCTACAGATTTTATTACATATGATAACCTGTCTTCTATTAATGCCAATACAGTGTATATCCCATATGTAAACATTAATAATTATTTATTTCAAAATTTCGGAGAGTTTGAATACATGCATCATGCATCTGTACTCATAGATAAACTTATAAATAAAATAAAAAACTCATCAACAAAAACAGGATTTTTTGTTAATGTTGCTCCAAACTTGATGGACATTATAATTATTGAAAATGATAAATTAAGTATGTATAATTCATTTTCATACTCTTGCAAAGAAGATTTTATTTATTACATATTATTTACTGCTGAACAATTACAAATGAATCCTGAAGAATTCCAATTAACCTTTTTAGGTAAAATTGAATCGGATTCTGAATTATATAAAATAACCTATAACTATATTAGAAATATTAACTTTATTGAAAGTACAACTTGTTTTTTTAATGAAGATGATGATTTTTCAAACCATTCAAACTATATATTACTTTCATAA
- a CDS encoding ATP-dependent RecD-like DNA helicase, translating into MIASAHKFYTEILQKFPYTPTYKQNKLLNELTNFIFEDNENALFVLKGYAGTGKTTTISTVVNNLWKAGKKAVLLAPTGRAAKVISGYSGKQAFTIHKKIYFPKKQSNGGVSFVMQPNKHTNTIFIVDESSMISDEKQNAKLFENGSLLDDLMAYAYSGKNCKIVFIGDTAQLPPVKLTMSPALEADKLSFEFNKQVTEIELDEVVRQQEDSGILYNATDLRLLIENKAVDFQFDVSFPDIIRLEDGYEIQDAITSAYDGEIGVEDTAIIVRSNKRANQYNDQIRTKIRGQENEISTGDYVMVVKNNYFWLKDSSSAGFIANGDICEVMRINSIKELYGFKFAEVEVRMIDYPDMKPFETVLLLDTLTSESPSLTYEESNKLYEAVKEDFANEKSKYKQFMGVKKNKYFNALQVKFSYAMTCHKSQGGQWKTIFIEQPYLPDGPSVEYLRWLYTAVTRAQEKLYLIGFKDECFVD; encoded by the coding sequence ATGATAGCATCTGCACACAAATTTTATACTGAAATATTACAAAAATTCCCTTATACACCAACCTACAAGCAAAATAAATTATTAAATGAATTAACTAATTTTATTTTCGAAGATAATGAAAATGCCTTATTTGTTTTAAAAGGGTATGCGGGTACTGGAAAAACTACAACTATAAGTACCGTAGTAAATAACCTATGGAAGGCTGGTAAAAAGGCTGTTTTATTGGCGCCAACTGGTAGAGCTGCTAAGGTAATATCAGGGTATTCAGGTAAGCAAGCATTTACTATTCATAAAAAAATATATTTCCCTAAAAAACAAAGTAATGGTGGAGTAAGTTTTGTAATGCAACCTAACAAGCATACAAACACTATTTTTATTGTTGATGAATCTTCAATGATTTCAGATGAAAAACAAAATGCCAAATTGTTTGAAAATGGTTCTTTACTTGATGATTTAATGGCATATGCATATTCAGGAAAAAATTGCAAAATTGTTTTTATAGGAGATACAGCTCAGTTACCTCCTGTAAAATTAACAATGAGCCCAGCTTTAGAAGCTGATAAGTTATCATTTGAGTTTAATAAACAAGTTACTGAAATTGAATTAGATGAAGTTGTACGTCAGCAAGAGGATTCAGGTATTTTATACAATGCTACTGATTTAAGATTGTTAATAGAAAATAAAGCTGTTGATTTTCAATTCGATGTAAGTTTTCCAGATATTATCCGATTGGAAGACGGTTATGAAATTCAAGATGCAATTACTTCTGCTTATGATGGTGAAATAGGAGTAGAGGATACTGCAATTATAGTACGCTCTAATAAAAGAGCTAACCAGTATAATGATCAGATTAGAACAAAAATTAGAGGGCAAGAAAATGAAATATCTACAGGAGATTATGTAATGGTAGTTAAAAATAATTACTTCTGGCTAAAAGATTCTTCGTCGGCTGGTTTTATTGCGAATGGGGATATTTGTGAAGTAATGCGAATTAATTCCATAAAAGAATTATACGGATTTAAATTTGCTGAAGTTGAAGTTCGTATGATTGATTATCCAGATATGAAGCCTTTTGAAACAGTATTGTTGTTAGATACGTTAACAAGTGAAAGTCCTTCATTAACTTATGAAGAGTCAAATAAGTTGTATGAAGCTGTTAAAGAAGATTTTGCTAATGAAAAATCAAAGTATAAGCAATTTATGGGAGTTAAAAAGAATAAATATTTTAATGCCTTACAAGTGAAATTTTCTTATGCGATGACTTGTCACAAGTCTCAAGGTGGACAATGGAAAACAATTTTTATTGAGCAACCATATCTTCCAGATGGTCCTAGTGTAGAGTATTTAAGATGGTTGTATACTGCAGTAACACGTGCGCAAGAAAAATTATATTTAATAGGTTTTAAAGATGAATGTTTTGTAGACTAA